From the genome of Metarhizium brunneum chromosome 4, complete sequence, one region includes:
- the AXL2 gene encoding Axial budding pattern protein 2 yields the protein MPSLLAFVAVLPLTWLVSCEPTISFPFNAQLPLAARIDQFFSYSFSQYTFQSDSKITYSLGDHPSWLSLESGRRRLYGTPREGDVPSGQVVGQTVDIIATDDKGSKIMKATIVISRQPAPEVRIPLEDQMANFGNFSAPSSILSYPATKFKFTFDQNTFSSSGLNYYAVSADSSPLPAWIQFDAHSLSFTGRTPPFESLVQPPQTFDFSLVASDIVGFSASSLTFSIVVGSHKLTTDKPNITLNATRGTAVSYDGLENGIKLDGKQISPGDLTVTTKDIPSWLSYDDKTGRLQGTPKDGDHAANFTITFKDHFSDNLDVLVVINVATGLFVSTVEDMKIRPGSKLNLDLTKHFKNPADIALKVSTSPKKDWLKVDGLKLSGEVPKTSTGSFKLAIDASSKSSGLSEKEVVQVYFLALDGTTTTMTSVSSTTATTTARATATGSDIPDDRQTQPGHMSTGEILLATVIPVIFVAVLLMVLVCYFRRRRSGQGYLGSKYYRSRISPPVQSTMPADFSDPSMREAAAMGAFVHTETEVFKPAKSAFAEESSPISFHRRSSETLGGLSTSEMPQSIMVDAARTTTIRSVSNVTSEDGRQSWITIDGAPGGIAQSDRSSQSEVTFPEATRQIFPGADYTPRRDTGLEITLPTLNELPSLQPTPLLSHDSMSLFSQHYLGHQSAITSSSAALPIQDDHQYTTAPLGKWPTGSTSIVEGSEPNWVTLAKSETGRSMSEIRKPDAVAVKPSQPWNEADSLDGGKSVTTEASFASSENWRIVGRLGPTKTERSGKEIVDDGPVHPDRPGTSRGAAQQADHEPSTELASPNRWGDVPSPLASGRPAPSMSRFSKMSGVGDEATHMSGGRGLDEAPWIRDHSGKMSDGSFKVFL from the coding sequence ATGCCTTCACTGCTGGCCTTTGTGGCAGTCCTGCCACTCACTTGGCTTGTGAGCTGCGAGCCTACGATATCATTCCCCTTTAACGCACAGCTGCCGCTAGCCGCGCGAATAGACCagtttttttcttattcCTTTTCGCAATATACTTTCCAATCCGACTCGAAAATCACATACTCGCTCGGCGATCATCCCAGCTGGTTGTCTCTCGAGAGTGGACGGAGGCGCTTATACGGCACGCCGAGAGAAGGAGATGTCCCGTCAGGACAGGTCGTCGGCCAGACCGTTGACATCATAGCGACCGACGATAAGGGCTCGAAAATTATGAAGGCGACGATAGTAATCTCTAGACAACCCGCTCCTGAAGTTCGAATTCCTCTGGAGGATCAAAtggccaactttggcaaCTTCTCTGCGCCGTCGTCCATCTTATCCTATCCGGCGACAAAATTCAAGTTCACGTTTGATCAGAATACCTTTAGCAGTTCTGGGCTGAATTACTACGCCGTTTCCGCAGATAGTAGCCCATTGCCGGCGTGGATCCAGTTTGATGCGCATTCACTATCTTTTACCGGGCGAACGCCTCCTTTTGAGTCTCTGGTTCAGCCGCCCCAGACATTCGATTTCAGCCTCGTTGCTTCCGATATTGTTGGATTCTCGGCTTCGTCACTCACATTTTCCATCGTGGTGGGCAGTCATAAGCTTACAACCGATAAGCCGAATATCACTCTGAATGCCACGCGGGGCACAGCGGTCAGCTACGATGGCTTGGAAAATGGTATCAAGCTTGACGGAAAACAGATATCTCCGGGCGATCTGACCGTGACCACCAAGGACATACCAAGCTGGTTGTCGTACGATGACAAGACGGGGAGACTTCAAGGCACACCCAAGGATGGCGACCATGCAGCCAACTTCACCATTACCTTCAAGGATCATTTTTCGGACAATTTGGATGTTTTGGTGGTTATCAACGTGGCTACTGGCCTCTTTGTCTCTACTGTCGAAGATATGAAGATTAGACCAGGGAGCAAACTCAACTTAGACTTAACCAAACACTTCAAAAATCCCGCTGACATTGCCCTCAAAGTGTCCACCAGCCCTAAGAAGGATTGGCTCAAGGTTGACGGGCTCAAGCTCTCGGGTGAAGTTCCGAAGACATCAACGGGGAGCTTTAAATTGGCCATTGACGCATCTTCAAAGAGTTCGGGCCTCAGCGAAAAGGAAGTCGTTCAAGTGTActttcttgcccttgatggaacgacgacgacaatgactTCGGTTTCATCTACCACTGCTACGACAACGGCTAGAGCCACGGCCACCGGAAGCGATATCCCTGATGATAGACAAACTCAGCCTGGACATATGAGCACAGGAGAAATTCTACTGGCAACTGTCATTCCTGTGATATTCGTCGCAGTTCTTCTAATGGTCTTGGTGTGCTActttcgtcgccgtcgttcTGGACAAGGATACCTGGGCAGCAAGTATTACCGTTCAAGGATCTCCCCCCCGGTGCAAAGCACTATGCCAGCCGATTTCTCAGACCCATCGATGCGAGAAGCCGCTGCAATGGGGGCATTTGTGCATACAGAAACGGAAGTTTTCAAGCCTGCCAAATCAGCTTTTGCAGAGGAAAGCTCACCTATATCTTTTCACAGAAGGAGTTCAGAAACGCTAGGTGGACTGTCAACTTCTGAGATGCCGCAAAGTATCATGGTGGACGCCGCTCGAACAACAACTATCCGCAGCGTCAGCAACGTCACCAGCGAAGACGGGAGGCAGTCGTGGATTACGATTGACGGGGCCCCCGGCGGGATAGCCCAAAGCGACAGATCCTCGCAATCCGAAGTGACGTTCCCCGAGGCCACCCGTCAAATATTCCCCGGCGCTGACTATACGCCGAGGCGAGATACAGGACTGGAAATCACCCTTCCAACTCTCAACGAACTGCCTAGTCTGCAACCAACTCCCTTGTTGTCACACGACTCAATGTCACTCTTTTCACAACATTACCTCGGCCACCAGTCAGCAATCACatccagctcggcggcccTCCCCATCCAAGATGACCACCAGTATACCACCGCTCCCCTGGGAAAGTGGCCCACCGGGTCAACAAGCATTGTCGAAGGCTCAGAACCAAACTGGGTGACACTCGCGAAAAGCGAGACGGGGAGGAGTATGTCCGAGATACGAAAACCCGATGCCGTGGCAGTTAAGCCGTCTCAGCCCTGGAACGAAGCCGACTCCCTAGACGGTGGCAAGAGTGTCACTACAGAAGCATCCTTCGCATCCTCTGAGAACTGGCGTATCGTAGGCCGCCTCGGCCCGACCAAGACTGAGCGGTCGGGTAAAGAGATTGTTGACGATGGTCCGGTCCACCCTGACAGGCCGGGCACCTCTCGTGGAGCCGCTCAACAAGCGGACCACGAACCTAGCACGGAGCTGGCATCGCCTAATAGGTGGGGAGATGTCCCGTCACCTCTGGCCTCAGGACGACCAGCTCCGTCAATGAGCAGATTCTCCAAGATGAGCGGTGTGGGCGACGAGGCAACTCATATGTCGGGCGGAAGGGGGCTTGACGAAGCCCCGTGGATAAGGGATCACTCGGGCAAGATGTCAGACGGAAGCTTCAAAGTATTCTTGTAG
- the EFM6 gene encoding Protein-lysine N-methyltransferase EFM6: MSRSPSPLLDPVAVSEDLTPLPTLKQAGDARIDFDGQLAEPLAYHEDVRTGCGGQTWPAGLVLGKHMLRYHRQEMRTARILELGAGGGLVGLAVALGCGGENQLLLTDQDEMLELMQTNIRLNQVDSRAQALILNWGEPLPREVVTQKPNVIIAAECVYFEPAFPLLLDTLKDLLALNEEAVVYFCFKKRRRADMQFVKMAKKAFVVEELFDEDRPVFQRQSLFLFSFKCRPSAKSTAVRGNAGTNSNGVNGINGTDPGACCNMNNRMQRSWCTE, translated from the exons atgagtcGGTCCCCTTCACCGCTGCTAGATCCCGTGGCCGTCAGCGAGGATCTAACACCTCTGCCAACCCTGAAGCAGGCCGGAGATGCGCGCATCGATTTTGAcggccagctggcagagCCACTCGCCTACCATGAGGATGTGAGGACAGGATGCGGTGGCCAAACATGGCCGGCAGGACTGGTGTTGGGGAAACACATGCTGCGCTACCACAGACAGGAGATGCGGACAGCCAGAAT ACTGGAGCTTGGTGCTGGAGGTGGACTTGTTGGTCTCGCCGTGGCACTGGGATGCGGTGGCGAGAACCAGCTCTTACTAACCGACCAGGATGAGATGCTGGAGCTCATGCAGACAAACATCCGGCTCAATCAAGTTGATTCAAGGGCCCAAGCTCTTATCCTTAACTG GGGAGAGCCACTTCCGCGGGAGGTTGTGACGCAGAAGCCAAATGTGATTATCGCAGCAGAATGCGTGTATTTTGAACCTGCTTTCCCCCTACTCTTGGACACGCTCAAGGATCTGCTTGCACTCAACGAGGAGGCCGTCGTCTACTTTTGCTTCAAGAAGCGTAGGAGGGCCGACATGCAGTTCGTCAAAATGGCAAAGAAGGCCTTCGTGGTTGAGGAGCTGTTTGACGAGGATCGCCCAGTGTTTCAGCGGCAGTCATTATTTCTCTTTTCATTCAAATGCCGCCCGAGCGCTAAGAGCACGGCAGTCAGAGGCAATGCGGGAACAAACTCTAATGGCGTGAACGGCATCAATGGCACTGATCCCGGCGCGTGCTGCAATATGAATAATAGAATGCAAAGGAGttggtgtacggagtag